In Carya illinoinensis cultivar Pawnee chromosome 10, C.illinoinensisPawnee_v1, whole genome shotgun sequence, one DNA window encodes the following:
- the LOC122278579 gene encoding uncharacterized protein LOC122278579: MQRLHFYRYKSCFKSPHELKHPLHPKHPLTLTTEPFTVQPQCRSSLLIERSLEIKEAGIHPADSLTLVQKSISFNCDACGMEGKRMFYFCDTCSFMAHVDCYSTIDCQNCTPQPPSYPHLLSPIQLIQQ; encoded by the exons ATGCAAAGATTGCATTTCTACCGATATAAATCATGCTTTAAATCACCCCACGAGTTGAAACACCCATTGCACCCCAAACATCCTCTTACTCTCACCACCGAACCC TTTACCGTTCAACCACAATGTCGTTCTTCTTTATTGATTGAACGGTcgttggaaatcaaagaagctGGAATTCATCCTGCCGATTCACTAACTCTTGTGCAAAAATCAATCTCATTCAACTGTGATGCTTGTGGGATGGAAGGCAAGAGAATGTTTTACTTTTGTGACACATGTTCCTTCATGGCCCATGTAGACTGCTATTCTACCATTGATTGTCAAAATTGTACGCCACAACCACCCTCTTACCCTCACCTACTCTCTCCTATCCAACTCATTCAACAGTAA